The Argopecten irradians isolate NY chromosome 4, Ai_NY, whole genome shotgun sequence genome has a window encoding:
- the LOC138322384 gene encoding LIM/homeobox protein Awh-like: protein MRLTDSSLEYDEDDYKYITVFDDDEDESSEFKTKYFRMIKPDSENGDLCFGCGDLIADRFLLRVDGQSWHMSCLRCCVCQTNLERQTSCYIKEGHIYCRTDYTREFGVKCAKCFRSIQANDWVRRARDHVFHLACFACDNCKRQLSTGEEFALQEGKVLCKTHYMETLEGGPRKDSEGSQKSKTKRVRTTFTEDQVQVLQANFHLDSNPDGQDLERIAQITGLSKRVTQVWFQNSRARQKKQQQQQTQSGNTSPSSLSSPSKLSSPSNWYIGSESPMSEDSPSFSD, encoded by the exons ATGAGGCTGACGGACTCTAGTTTGGAGTATGACGAAGATGACTATAAGTACATCACTGTGTTTGACGACGACGAAGATGAATCTAGCGagttcaaaacaaaatacttcaGAATGATTAAG CCTGACAGTGAAAATGGTGACCTGTGTTTCGGGTGTGGTGACCTCATAGCTGACCGCTTCCTGCTGAGGGTGGATGGTCAGTCTTGGCACATGTCATGTCTACGATGCTGTGTATGTCAGACCAATCTGGAACGCCAGACCTCGTGCTACATCAAAGAAGGACACATTTACTGCCGGACAGACTATACCAG GGAATTCGGAGTAAAGTGTGCCAAATGCTTCCGGTCAATCCAAGCTAACGATTGGGTGAGGCGAGCACGTGACCACGTGTTCCATCTCGCGTGTTTTGCGTGCGACAATTGTAAACGCCAGCTTTCGACAGGTGAAGAATTTGCTTTACAGGAAGGAAAGGTCCTCTGTAAAACACACTACATGGAAACTCTCGAAGGGGGTCCGAGAAAAG ATTCAGAAGGAAGCCAGAAATCAAAGACAAAAAGAGTGCGCACAACATTCACAGAAGACCAAGTGCAGGTTCTTCAGGCTAATTTTCATCTTGATAGTAACCCAGATGGACAAGATCTCGAGAGAATCGCCCAGATCACGGGGCTTTCTAAACGGGTGACGCAAGTCTGGTTTCAGAATTCTAGAGCAAGACAAAAGAAACAGCAACAACAGCAAACCCAGAGCGGCAACACCAGCCCCTCCTCCTTGTCATCGCCCTCTAAACTGTCTA GCCCATCTAACTGGTACATCGGCTCTGAGAGTCCTATGAGCGAAGACAGTCCTTCGTTTTCAGACTGA